A single region of the Xiphias gladius isolate SHS-SW01 ecotype Sanya breed wild chromosome 17, ASM1685928v1, whole genome shotgun sequence genome encodes:
- the LOC120802102 gene encoding putative fibroblast growth factor 1, with amino-acid sequence MSEGDVTVLPLGPASLDRSRHQALTRLYSQNGGYHLRILPDGTVSGGRKENDPYDILRLKAVSVGVVVIKGERAGRYLAMNRNGCLYGSLALNDECYFLEKYEENHYNTYCSQKYNWYVALKRNGQPKAGPDTHQGQKAIFFLPRPADNM; translated from the exons ATGTCTGAGGGAGACGTCACAGTGCTGCCATTGGGACCTGCCTCTCTGGATCGCTCCAGGCACCAGGCACTGACCAGGCTCTACAGCCAGAACGGAGGATATCACCTGAGAATTTTACCAGATGGAACCGTGAGTGGTGGGAGGAAGGAAAACGACCCCTACG acATCCTCAGGCTGAAGGCTGTGAGTGTGGGAGTGGTGGTCATCAAGGGTGAGAGGGCAGGAAGGTACCTGGCTATGAACAGAAATGGATGCCTCTATGGATCT ctAGCACTGAATGATGAGTGTTACTTCCTGGAGAAGTATGAAGAAAACCACTACAACACATATTGCTCTCAGAAGTACAACTGGTATGTTGCGCTGAAGAGGAACGGCCAACCCAAAGCAGGACCAGACACCCACCAGGGTCAGAAGGCCATCTTTTTCCTGCCAAGGCCTGCAGACAACATGTAG